Proteins from one Choloepus didactylus isolate mChoDid1 chromosome 4, mChoDid1.pri, whole genome shotgun sequence genomic window:
- the IGDCC3 gene encoding immunoglobulin superfamily DCC subclass member 3 isoform X3 — MSDFHVHPQATVGEEGGVARFQCQIHGLPKPQITWEKNRVPIDTDNERYTLLPKGVLQITGLRAEDSGIFHCVASNIASVRVSHGARLTVSGSGSGAYKEPMILVGPENLTLTVHQTAVLECVATGNPRPIVSWSRLDGRPIGVEGIQVLGTGNLIISDVTVQHSGVYVCAANRPGTRVRRTAQGRLVVQAPAEFVQHPQSISRPAGTTAMFTCQAQGEPPPHVTWLKNGQVLGPGGHVRLKNNNSTLTISGIGPEDEAIYQCMAENSAGSSQASARLTVLWAEGLPGPPRNVQAVSMSSTEVRVSWSEPLVNTKEIIGYVLHIRKAADPPELEYQEAVSKSTLQHVVSDLEASTAYSFYIKAYTPRGASLASAPTLASTLGEAPAPPPLSVRVLSSSSLQLLWEPWPRLAQHEGGFKLFYRPASKASFTGPIMLPGTVSSYNLSHLDPTVVYEVKLLAYNQHGDGNATVRFVSLRGASERTALSLPCDCRKEEATNQTSTTGIVIGIHIGVTCIIFCVLFLLFGQRGRTLLCTDVENQLSPPQDPRSQGDPGILALNGAGRGERGQLGRDKKHVDVKELEQLFPPAGVAGLSDPRPTQDPAAPIPCEETQLSMLPLQGHSLLEESTLEVQAPCAGPTAAPAPQDTGPARLSTDAAAQPLRSGQ; from the exons ATGTCAGACTTCCACGTGCACCCTCAAGCCACTGTGGGTGAGGAGGGTGGTGTAGCCCGCTTCCAGTGCCAAATCCATGGTCTTCCCAAACCCCAGATCACATGGGAGAAGAACCGAGTCCCCATTGACACAGACAATGAGAG GTACACACTGCTGCCCAAGGGGGTTCTGCAGATCACAGGACTTCGGGCTGAGGACAGTGGCATCTTCCACTGTGTGGCCTCGAACATCGCCAGTGTCCGGGTCAGCCATGGTGCCAGGCTTACTGTTTCAG gCTCAGGCTCTGGGGCCTACAAGGAGCCAATGATCCTTGTGGGGCCTGAGAACCTCACCCTGACCGTGCACCAGACGGCAGTGCTTGAGTGTGTCGCCACGGGCAACCCGCGCCCCATTGTGTCCTGGAGCCGCCTGG aTGGCCGCCCCATTGGGGTAGAGGGCATCCAAGTGCTGGGCACGGGGAACCTCATCATCTCAGACGTCACCGTCCAGCACTCGGGTGTCTACGTCTGTGCAGCCAACAGGCCAGGCACCCGGGTCAGGAGAACGGCACAGGGCCGGCTGGTGGTGCAAG CCCCAGCAGAGTTTGTCCAGCACCCCCAGTCCATCTCCAGGCCAGCTGGGACCACAGCCATGTTCACCTGTCAAGCCCAAGGTGAGCCCCCACCTCACGTCACGTGGTTGAAGAATGGACAGGTGCTGGGGCCGGGAGGCCACGTCAGGCTCAAGAACAATAACAG CACGCTGACCATTTCCGGAATCGGCCCTGAAGACGAGGCCATCTACCAGTGTATGGCTGAGAACAGCGCCGGCTCCTCGCAGGCCAGTGCCAGGCTGACCGTGCTGTGGGCCGAGGGGCTGCCCGGGCCCCCCCGCAATGTGCAGGCAGTCTCCATGTCGTCCACTGAGGTCCGCGTGTCCTGGAGTGAGCCCCTGGTCAACACCAAGGAGATCATCGGCTACGTGCTGCACatcaggaaggcagctg ACCCACCTGAGTTGGAGTATCAGGAAGCCGTCAGCAAGAGCACCTTACAGCATGTGGTGAGCGACCTGGAGGCCTCCACAGCCTACAGCTTCTACATCAAGGCCTACACGCCGAGGGGGGCGAGCTtggcctctgcccccaccctggcCAGCACTCTGGGCGAAG cccctgccccacccccgtTGTCAGTGCGGGTCCTCAGCAGCTCATCCCTGCAGCTGCTCTGGGAACCTTGGCCCCGGCTGGCCCAGCATGAGGGCGGCTTCAAGCTGTTTTACCGCCCAGCAAGCAAGGCCTCCTTCACAGGCCCCATCATGCTGCCTGGAACTGTCTCCTCCTACAATCTCAGCCATCTCG ATCCCACTGTGGTGTATGAGGTGAAGCTGCTCGCCTATAACCAGCATGGAGATGGCAATGCCACAGTTCGCTTTGTATCTTTGAGGGGAGCATCTGAGAGGACAG ccctgagCCTGCCGTGTGACTGCCGGAAGGAGGAGGCCACCAACCAGACGTCCACCACGGGCATTGTCATCGGCATCCACATTGGGGTCACCTGCATCATCTTCTGTGTCCTCTTCCTCCTGTTTGGCCAAAGGGGCAG GACCCTCTTGTGTACAGATGTAGAAAACCAGCTCTCCCCACCTCAGGACCCCCGGAGTCAGGGGGACCCTGGCATCCTGGCTCTGAATGGGGCAGGACGGGGGGAGCGGGGCCAGCTGGGCCGAGACAAGAAACATGTGGACGTGAAGGAACTGGAGCAGTTGTTTCCACCAGCTGGGGTGGCAGGGCTGTCAGACCCCAGACCCACG CAGGACCCTGCGGCCCCCATCCCATGTGAGGAGACCCAGCTCTCCATGCTGCCGCTCCAGGGGCACAGCCTTCTGGAGGAGTCAACATTGGAGGTCCAGGCCCCCTGTGCAGGCCCCACGGCTGCCCCAGCCCCCCAGGACACAGGCCCCGCCAGGCTGTCCACAGACGCAGCTGCCCAGCCACTTCGCTCGGGACAGTAG